In the Enterococcus rotai genome, TGGCTTTGATTGTGTAGAAATTCACGCAGGACATTCGTATCTTTTAAGTCAGTTTTTATCTCCTTTATACAATAAACGGACGGATAAATTTGGCGGAAGCCCAGAAAATCGCGCTCGCTTAACCAAATTAGTTGTTGAAGCTGTTCGAAAAGCAGTGGGTCCTTTTTTCCCGATTTCGCTTCGTTTTAGTGCCGATGAGCTATTAGAAGGTGGGAATACCTTAGAAGATACGATTGAGATTTTAAGTTATTTTGCAGAAGAAGTCGATATTTTGAATGTTTCAGCTGCATTGAATGATAGCTTACAATATCAAATCGATAAAATGAACTTGGAAGATGGCTGGCGTGCTTACATGTCGAAAGCTGTTAAAGAACGTTTTCCAGATAAAGTTACTGTAACTTCTGGTAATATTCGTAGTCCTAAAAGAGCAACTGAAATTCTTGAATCAGGAGATGCTGATTTATTAGCGATGGGTCGTGGCTTAATTGCTGAGCCAAATTGGGTCAATAAAGTTGCCAATGGCCAAGAAGATTTACTAAGAAAATGTATTTCCTGCAATATTGGGTGTGCTGACCATCGAATTGCTAAAGCTCGTCCGATGCGCTGTACAGTCAATCCTGATCTTCATTATGAAGATGACTACAAAATGAAGCCTGTTTTACATCCAACGAAAATGGTTGTAATTGGTGGAGGAACTACCGGACTTGAAGCTGCTGCTACAGCTGCGGAAGTTGGCGTAAGTGTTGAGCTATTTGAACAAAAAGACTATTTAGGTGGCTTAGGTCACGAAATTGCACGTTTCCCTGATAAGAAAAGAATCGATGATTTTATTACCTATGAAATCAATCGTTGTAAAGAGCTTGATAATTTAGCGATTCACCTAAATCATGCAGCAACGTTAGCTGATATTGAAGCAATTGGTCCAGATATTATCGTAAACGCGACTGGAGCAAAACCTTTATTACCACCAATTAATGGATTGAAAGAACAATTAGAGAATCCAAACAGAAAAATCTTTTCTATTTTTGATATTTTAGACGACATGTCTAAATTCCAAGAATTTGAAGGAAAAGAAATCGTCGTGATCGGAGGCGGCGCGGTTGGCTTAGATGTTGTCGAATATTATGCTGAACGTGGTGCAAAAAAAGTTAGTATTGTGGAAATGCAAGGTGAAATCGGGAAAGATCTAGATTTGATTACAAAGCTTGCGATGATGGAAATCGTCGAAAAATTCGAT is a window encoding:
- a CDS encoding oxidoreductase → MNNYQAIFEPLTVKRMTLKNRVVMPPMGTNFANMDGTFSMQHVSYYEQRAKGGTGLITLENVCIDYPMGTNGARQLRMDNDQYISGLWHFNEKMHAYGACTSVQINHAGASAYGLRLDGEQPVSASNIPSKKGNPIPRPLTEEEIYEIVERYADGALRAQRAGFDCVEIHAGHSYLLSQFLSPLYNKRTDKFGGSPENRARLTKLVVEAVRKAVGPFFPISLRFSADELLEGGNTLEDTIEILSYFAEEVDILNVSAALNDSLQYQIDKMNLEDGWRAYMSKAVKERFPDKVTVTSGNIRSPKRATEILESGDADLLAMGRGLIAEPNWVNKVANGQEDLLRKCISCNIGCADHRIAKARPMRCTVNPDLHYEDDYKMKPVLHPTKMVVIGGGTTGLEAAATAAEVGVSVELFEQKDYLGGLGHEIARFPDKKRIDDFITYEINRCKELDNLAIHLNHAATLADIEAIGPDIIVNATGAKPLLPPINGLKEQLENPNRKIFSIFDILDDMSKFQEFEGKEIVVIGGGAVGLDVVEYYAERGAKKVSIVEMQGEIGKDLDLITKLAMMEIVEKFDVEVHVETKLTEVKENSFLVEKDGEMIELPFDLGFVCLGMRAEAPMIRELDQYARKNGAVLLNMGDSKVARRIMEGTREARDILKTIEVLENTRTQKMLFEQTKSLQATQTI